The Nostoc sp. 'Lobaria pulmonaria (5183) cyanobiont' genome window below encodes:
- a CDS encoding mannosyltransferase family protein — protein MVKVQIVIKKVLWKNDFLFPAAIWLASRIFIWTAMLLVAPKLPLPAEDFLPRFGWGVFDAWDSIHYRAIATSGYEFVNDGKQHNLAFFPLFPLSIWVLMKLGLPFELAGTLVNNLAFFAALYYLYFWVKDHYGINAAHWVTAVLSLYPSAMFTGVIYTEGLYLFLSTATLGAFDRKQYGWTAFWGAMATATRPTGMALIPALAIAAWKERRPPVAYIASFTTAIGILLFSLYCAIYFGDPLAFIEAQRGWRPTLGFDWQGWLNMFMQIAVGSKNWQFGWVQNSSGAIQDPWYLLLFGAIVVSGYLLWHFRQRFSSVKLFYGFYGLVLFLLILASEQWIDNFLNLFMVLGGSYVLWRLHTQLTPVTVIYGFCGIGLLLASGGTISLSRLAYGIVPLNIAIGVLLSRHPRQGYLILGAFVTLLAKIAVGFAQEHWVG, from the coding sequence ATGGTCAAAGTTCAGATAGTTATAAAAAAAGTTTTATGGAAAAATGATTTCCTGTTTCCAGCAGCAATATGGCTTGCCAGTCGAATATTCATCTGGACAGCTATGTTGCTGGTTGCACCAAAGCTACCGTTACCAGCAGAGGACTTTTTGCCGCGTTTTGGCTGGGGGGTTTTTGATGCCTGGGATAGTATCCATTATCGAGCGATCGCAACTTCTGGTTATGAATTTGTGAATGACGGCAAGCAACATAATCTGGCCTTTTTTCCTCTGTTTCCCTTAAGCATCTGGGTTTTGATGAAGTTGGGCTTACCGTTTGAATTAGCAGGCACGTTAGTCAACAACTTGGCATTTTTTGCAGCACTTTACTATTTGTACTTTTGGGTTAAGGATCATTATGGCATCAATGCAGCGCACTGGGTAACTGCTGTGCTTTCTTTGTATCCATCTGCGATGTTTACGGGGGTGATTTACACAGAGGGACTGTATTTGTTTTTGAGTACGGCGACTTTGGGGGCGTTCGATCGAAAGCAGTATGGCTGGACTGCCTTTTGGGGCGCGATGGCGACAGCAACACGTCCTACAGGTATGGCACTAATTCCAGCATTAGCGATCGCAGCCTGGAAAGAACGCCGACCACCAGTTGCCTATATAGCTAGTTTCACTACTGCTATTGGCATACTTCTATTCAGTTTGTATTGTGCGATTTATTTTGGCGACCCTTTAGCTTTTATCGAAGCACAGCGGGGATGGCGACCAACTCTGGGGTTTGATTGGCAGGGTTGGTTAAATATGTTCATGCAAATTGCCGTTGGCAGTAAAAATTGGCAATTTGGCTGGGTTCAAAACTCCTCTGGTGCGATTCAAGACCCCTGGTATCTGTTGTTATTTGGCGCGATCGTTGTCAGTGGCTATCTTTTATGGCATTTCCGTCAACGTTTTAGTTCTGTAAAATTATTTTATGGCTTTTATGGTTTAGTCTTATTTTTGTTGATTCTGGCAAGCGAACAGTGGATCGATAACTTCCTCAACTTATTCATGGTCTTAGGTGGTAGCTATGTGTTGTGGCGCTTACACACGCAACTGACCCCAGTTACAGTTATTTATGGCTTTTGTGGTATTGGTTTGCTGCTAGCTTCTGGAGGCACTATCTCCTTAAGCCGTCTTGCCTACGGTATTGTGCCTTTAAACATAGCAATTGGTGTGCTGCTATCTCGCCATCCTCGTCAGGGATATTTAATATTGGGCGCTTTTGTGACACTACTAGCCAAAATAGCTGTAGGATTTGCCCAAGAGCATTGGGTTGGTTAG
- the dxr gene encoding 1-deoxy-D-xylulose-5-phosphate reductoisomerase — protein MKAITLVGSTGSIGTQTLDIVTQYPDRFRIVGLAAGNNVEMLAAQIRQFRPEIAAICSKDKLPALKEAIIDVDPQPILLAGDAGVIEVARYGDAQTVVTGIVGCAGLLPTIAAIEAGKDIALANKETLIAGAPVVLPLVEKHGVKLLPADSEHSAIFQCLQGVPKGGLRKILLTASGGAFRDWDVEKLADVTVADALKHPNWSMGRKITVDSATLMNKGLEVIEAHFLFGLDYDDIEIVIHPQSIIHSLIELQDTSVLAQLGWPDMRLPLLYALSWPDRIYTNWERLDLVKAGNFTFCEPDHQKYPCMQLAYAVGKAGGSMPAVLNAANEQAVALFLDEKIQFLDIPRCIEWVCDRHQNHNRANPSLDDILTADKWARQEVLTATENFETHSQIISLR, from the coding sequence GTGAAAGCGATTACTCTCGTTGGTTCCACTGGTTCTATTGGTACTCAGACTTTAGATATTGTCACTCAGTATCCAGATCGGTTTCGGATTGTGGGATTGGCAGCTGGTAACAATGTCGAAATGTTAGCTGCCCAAATTCGGCAGTTTCGACCAGAAATAGCAGCTATTTGCTCAAAAGATAAATTACCAGCGCTCAAAGAAGCTATCATTGACGTCGATCCTCAACCGATTCTACTGGCAGGTGATGCCGGAGTGATAGAAGTCGCTCGCTATGGCGATGCCCAAACCGTTGTTACTGGTATCGTTGGTTGTGCTGGTTTGCTACCCACGATCGCAGCGATTGAAGCTGGTAAAGATATTGCCTTAGCGAACAAAGAAACTCTAATTGCTGGGGCCCCTGTGGTTCTACCCCTAGTTGAAAAACATGGTGTAAAATTACTCCCAGCTGATTCCGAACATTCCGCAATCTTTCAATGCCTCCAAGGTGTGCCAAAGGGAGGCTTACGGAAAATTTTACTCACTGCATCGGGTGGGGCTTTCCGCGATTGGGATGTAGAAAAGTTAGCAGATGTAACCGTTGCTGACGCCTTGAAGCATCCCAATTGGTCAATGGGGCGGAAAATCACAGTAGACTCTGCTACTTTGATGAATAAAGGACTGGAAGTAATTGAGGCTCACTTTCTGTTTGGCTTGGATTATGACGATATCGAAATTGTCATTCATCCTCAGAGCATTATTCACTCGCTGATTGAACTGCAAGATACTTCAGTTTTAGCCCAACTCGGTTGGCCAGATATGCGCTTACCTTTACTGTATGCCCTATCTTGGCCTGATCGCATCTACACCAACTGGGAACGACTAGATTTAGTCAAAGCTGGAAATTTCACCTTCTGCGAACCAGATCACCAGAAGTATCCTTGTATGCAGTTGGCTTATGCTGTGGGTAAAGCTGGTGGTTCAATGCCAGCAGTGTTGAATGCTGCAAATGAGCAAGCTGTAGCTTTATTTTTAGATGAAAAAATTCAGTTTTTAGATATTCCCCGATGTATTGAATGGGTGTGCGATCGCCATCAAAATCATAACCGTGCTAATCCCTCTTTAGATGACATTCTGACAGCAGATAAATGGGCAAGACAAGAAGTGTTAACAGCGACTGAAAATTTCGAAACTCACTCGCAGATAATTTCTCTGCGATAA